The Sphingobacteriales bacterium genomic sequence AGTATAAGTTCAGACGGGTCAATAGTAGCTATTGGTGCCTTTGGTAACGACGGAAATGGTAGTTATGCTGGCCATGTGCGTGTTTACGAATATAAAGATGCAATATGGACACAAATAGGGCAAGATATTGACGGCGAAACTGCAGGAGACCAGTCAGGTACAGCAGTGAGTTTAAATTCAGACGGGACAATTGTCGCTATTGGCGCACCTTCGAATAGTGAAAATAATGCTTTTTCGGGCAATGTACGAGTTTATCAATATAACGGTGCGGCATGGATACAAATAGGGCAGGACATTGACGGCGAAGCAGCAACCGATTTTTCAGGTATAGCAGTAAGCTTAAGTTCAGACGGGTCAATTGTGGCTATTGGTGCTGATGCAAATGACGGAAACGGTTCTAATGCCGGACAAGTTCGTATTTACCAAAATCAAAATGGAGAATGGACAAAAATAGGACAAGATATTGACGGTGAAGCAGCGGAAGACTACTCGGGTCGTGCTGTAAGTTTAAGTTCAGACGGGTCAATTGTGGCCATTGGTGCTGATGCAAATGACGGAAATGGTTCTAATGCCGGACAAGTGCGCATTTACCAAAACCAAGGCGGAACATGGACACAACTTGGCCAGGATATTGACGGCGAAGCAGCTGTTGACGGGTTTGGCTCTTCAGTAAGCATAAGTTCAGATGGGTCAATTGTGGCTATTAGCGCGCCTGAAAATGACGGAAACGGCTCTTGGGCTGGCCATGTTAGAGTTTATGAAAACAAGGGCGGGGTTTGGCTTCAAACAGGGCAGGATATTGACGGCGAAACAGCAGAAGACTATTTTGGCCGATCTGTAAGTTTAAGTTCAGATGGGTCAATTGTGGCTATCGGCGCTTCCGGAAATGATGGCAACGGATCTCTATCCGGACATTTGAAAATTTATGCGAGTACTTCTGTAGGAGTTGAAACCCAGCAGCAGCCAAAATTTTTAATCTATCCTAATCCAACAAGTAACAGTATTAATTTAAAATTGGTTACAAATGACATCAAAAAAATTACAATCTCAGATATAGTAGGAAGGCAACTATATGAAAAAATAAAATTACAACAAAACGAACAAATTGACCTATCTGGTTTTACGCCTGGCATTTACTTAATTCAGTTTCAAACAAATA encodes the following:
- a CDS encoding T9SS type A sorting domain-containing protein, with translation MMKKNSILLIGLLVALASTTQAQVWTQIGQNINGEAAGNFLGTSTSISSNGSIVAIGAPANSQNGFNAGHVRIYQNQGGAWTQLGQDIDGEAAYDEFGSAVSISSDGSIVAIGAFGNDGNGSYAGHVRVYEYKDAIWTQIGQDIDGETAGDQSGTAVSLNSDGTIVAIGAPSNSENNAFSGNVRVYQYNGAAWIQIGQDIDGEAATDFSGIAVSLSSDGSIVAIGADANDGNGSNAGQVRIYQNQNGEWTKIGQDIDGEAAEDYSGRAVSLSSDGSIVAIGADANDGNGSNAGQVRIYQNQGGTWTQLGQDIDGEAAVDGFGSSVSISSDGSIVAISAPENDGNGSWAGHVRVYENKGGVWLQTGQDIDGETAEDYFGRSVSLSSDGSIVAIGASGNDGNGSLSGHLKIYASTSVGVETQQQPKFLIYPNPTSNSINLKLVTNDIKKITISDIVGRQLYEKIKLQQNEQIDLSGFTPGIYLIQFQTNNQTFEAKILKE